The nucleotide window TCGAACACGGTGCCGTCCTGCCAGGGCTGGCCGCCGTGGGCGACCGCGATGAAGCCGGCGGCCTTGAGCTTGTCGGCCGCGACGAAGAACTCGTCGAGGGTTTTCGGCGGCGTGGCGCCGGCCTTCTCGAACACCTCTGGGTTGATCCACAGCCAGTTGACCCGATGCACGTTGACCGGCACCGCCACGTAGGAGCCGTCGTACTGCATGATCTTGGTCACTTGCTTGGGCAGCAGCTCTTCCCACTTGTCCGCCTTGGCGGTTTCGTCGAGGTTGGCCAACAGGCCCAGCTCACCCCACTCCTGAATGTCCGGCCCCTTGATCTGCGCGGCGGCCGGCGGATTGCCGGACACGGCACGGGTCTTCAGCACCGTCATGGCCGCCTCGCCGCCGCCACCGGCCACGGCGAAATCACGCCAGCTGTGGCCTTTCTTCTCGACCAGTTTCTGCAGCGTGTCGGCGGCGCGCTTTTCGCCACCGGATGTCCACCAGTGCAGCACCTCGACCTCGCCGGCATGGGCGGCGAGCGGCAGGGCGAGGGAAATGGAAAGAGCGAGGTGATGGAACGCTTTCATGTCTGAGCACCTTCTTGTTTTTATCGGGCAAGGCGTGGTCGCTTGCGTTGATCCGAGTCTATGCGCGCCGCAAGGGGCGCTGGGTAACGAAGGGATAGGCAATGGTCACCGTCTGGTTACAAACCGCGGTGAAATGTCACGCGCCGCGAAAACGGCGCGTTTCAGTCATCGCTCGACGCCTGGCGCGGCAGCGTCAGGGTGACCCGCAGGCCGCCTTCCGGCAGGTTGCGCATGCTCAGCTCGCCACCGTGGGCGTGGGCGATGTTGCGGGCAATGCCCAGCCCCAGGCCGTAGCCCTGCTGCTGGCCGGACAGCCGCACGTGCGGTTCGAACACCTGCTCCAGGCGCTGCTCCGGCACACCCGGCCCCTCATCGTCGACATGCAGCACCAGCAGCTCGGCGCTGTCCTCGAGACGCAGATGGGCACGCCCACCGTACTTCAGCGCGTTGTCCAGCAGGTTGCCGATGCAGCGCTTGAGCGCCAGCGGCTTGCCCGGATACGGCCGTAGCGCGCGGCCGGCGAGCGTCACGCAGTCACGGTCAGTGGCCTGATAAGGCTCGACGATATGTTCGAGCAGCACGTTCAGGTCGACCGCCTCGATGTTCTCGTGGATATCGGTGTCCTTCACGCACTGCAAGGCGCCCTTGACCAGCAGCTCCAGCTCGTCGAGATCGCGACTGAACTTGGCCTGCACGGCTTCGTCGTCGAGCAACTCGACGCGCAGGCGCAAGCGCGTGATGGGCGTGCGCAGGTCATGGGAAATCGCGCTGAACAGCTGGCCACGTTCGCTCAGGTAGCGATTGATGCGCTCGCGCATGCTGTTGAAGGCGCGGCTGACCTCCACCACCTCGCTGGCCCCCACCTCGGCGAGCGGGCGCATCTCCCCGCCCACCGCCATGTCCCGCGCGGCCTTGGCCAGGCGTTTGAGCGGACGGCTCTGCCAGCGCACCAGCAGACCAATGAACAGCAGCAGAAAGACGGTGGTGAGCACGATGAACCACAGCTGCTGCGCCGGCAGCCCCTCGTCTTCCAGGCTGACGTACGGCGCCGGCATCAGCGTGGCGAGGTACAGCCACTCGCCGGGCGCGATCTGGATCTGCGTCACCAGCACCGGAGGCGCCAGGGGCTCGAAACTCAGCGCATAGTGCGCCCAGGAGCGCGGCAGCTCGTCGAGCGCGATGCCGCTGTTGAAGATGCGCAGGTCTTCCGGGCTGACGAACTCAACCGTCAGGTCCACTGCGCTGCCGAGGCGTTGACGCAGCACCCGATCGACTTCGCCGAGCACCAGCCGCTTGCGCGGCGTTTCGGGCAGGATCTGCATCTGCAGCGGCCGGTCGTTGAGCGAGACGAAGAAACGCGTGCCGCCCATGCTGCGCAGCTGATCGAGCACCAGCGGCCGATACCCCAGCGGCAGCGAACGGAAGTAGCCGACGCTGGCGGCCATCGACTGCGCCAGGCTGCGCGCCGTGGTGATCAGCCCTTCGGTCTGACTGGCGCGCAGCTGCGACAGCCAGATCAGGCTCGACAGCCCCTGAGCGAGCAATACCGCCAGCAGCGTCAGCGCCAGCATGCGCCCCAGCAGCGAGCGCGGCACCGGCAACAACCGGCGCCGCCCGGTACGCAGGTTCATGATTGCGACGTCACCTGGGCCGCCAGCAGATACCCGCAGCCACGCACGGTACGGATCAGCCGCGGCGACTTGCCGGTATCGCGCAGGCGCTGGCGCAGGCGACTGACCGCCATGTCGACGATGCGCTCCAGTGGCATCACCTCGCGGCCGCGGGTGGCGTTGGCGATGGTGTCGCGGTCGAGAATCTGCTGCGGGTGGTCGAGAAACAGTTTGAGCAGGGCGAAGTCGGCGCCGGAGAGGAACACCTCCTCGCCATCGGCGTGGAACAGGCGATGGCTGACCATGTCGAGCCGCCAGTCATCGAAGGCCAGCACATCGCTGCCGCGCTCCTGAGCGAAGCTCACCCGGCGCAGCAGCGCCTTGATCCGCGCCAGCAATTCTCGCGGGCTGAATGGCTTGCCGAGATAATCGTCGGCGCCGAGTTCCAGGCCGATCACCCGGTCAGCTTCGTCGGAGCTGGCGGTGAGCATGATGATCGGCATCGACGCCAGGCGTTCGTGTTCGCGCACCCAGCGACAGAGGCTGAAACCATCCTCGTCGGGCAGCATCACGTCGAGGATCACCAGATCCGCCGGCTGCTCACACAGCGCCTGGCGGAACGCGGCGCCATCGGCCACGGTACGCACCTGGAAGCCGGAGCGGCTGAGGTAGGCCTGTAGAAGCTCGCGAATTTCCTGATCGTCATCGACCAGCAGCAGCTGTTTTCCCGTCTGGCTCACATCGCATCCCTTTTCTTGTTGTTATCCGGTCACCCGGCTGCGTCCCTGGTGCCGCGCCTCAGGCGCCCTCCAACAGCGGTTGCAGGGCGACGCCGGCACCTTCCAGCCCCGGATACGGAGCGGTCACCAGCCATACCGGCAGCTGATCGAAATAGCCGCTCATGCGCCCCTTGTCCCGCAGGCTCTGCTGGAAATCGCTGGCGAGGAAGAACTCGGCGAAGCGTGGCACCACCCCACCGACGATGTACACCCCGCCCCGCGCGCCCAGGGTCAGCACGTTGTCGCCGGCCACGCGCCCGAGCCAGCGGCAGAACTGCTGCAGCACCTCGACCGCATAGGGCTCGCCCGCCAGTGCAGCGGCGGTGACCGCCGCCGGCGAATCGACCGTCACCGCGCGGCCATCCAGTCCGCAGCTGGCGCGGTACAACGCCAGCAGCCCCGGCCCGCTGAGCACCGCTTCGGCATTCACGTGACCGAGCTGGCGATGCAGATGAGCCCAGATCGCGGCCTCACGCTCGCTGCCAACCGGCAGGCAGATGTGCCCGCCCTCGCCCGGCAGCGCCCGCCAGCCGCCGCCCTGCAATGGCAACAGCGTGGCGACGCCCAGGCCCGTGCCAGGCCCTATGACCAGACGCGGCCGGCCGGGTTCGGGCTCGCCTGGGCAAACCGTGATGCGTTCGCCCTCGTGCAGGCGCGTCATGCCCAGCGCCATGGCGGTGAAGTCGTTGATCAGCAGCAGCTGCGCAAGCCCGAGGTCCGCACAGAACGCCGCGCGGCTGAGTTGCCAATGGTTGTTGGTGAAACGGAACACGTCGCCGCCCACCGGCCCGGCGCATGCCAGGCAGACCGCCTCGAGCGTTTCCAGCGGCTGACCGACCGCCGCCAGATAGGCGCGGATCGCCAGCTCCGGGCAGGCGTAATCTGCCGTGGGCAGCACGCGGACCTGCTCGACGCGCTGATCGCGCCAGAGGGCGAAGCGCGCATTGGTACCGCCGATATCGCCGACCAGTGCCGTCTTCACTGCAACGCCTCCAGCCCGGTGGTGAACGCGCTGGCGCCCTGCTCCGCGCTGCTGAACGCCGCGCGCATGAAGCCGAACAGCTCACGGCCGCAGCCGATGCCCAGGTCTTCCGGGCGCGTGGCCGGC belongs to Pseudomonas phenolilytica and includes:
- a CDS encoding ATP-binding protein: MPRSLLGRMLALTLLAVLLAQGLSSLIWLSQLRASQTEGLITTARSLAQSMAASVGYFRSLPLGYRPLVLDQLRSMGGTRFFVSLNDRPLQMQILPETPRKRLVLGEVDRVLRQRLGSAVDLTVEFVSPEDLRIFNSGIALDELPRSWAHYALSFEPLAPPVLVTQIQIAPGEWLYLATLMPAPYVSLEDEGLPAQQLWFIVLTTVFLLLFIGLLVRWQSRPLKRLAKAARDMAVGGEMRPLAEVGASEVVEVSRAFNSMRERINRYLSERGQLFSAISHDLRTPITRLRLRVELLDDEAVQAKFSRDLDELELLVKGALQCVKDTDIHENIEAVDLNVLLEHIVEPYQATDRDCVTLAGRALRPYPGKPLALKRCIGNLLDNALKYGGRAHLRLEDSAELLVLHVDDEGPGVPEQRLEQVFEPHVRLSGQQQGYGLGLGIARNIAHAHGGELSMRNLPEGGLRVTLTLPRQASSDD
- a CDS encoding response regulator — its product is MSQTGKQLLLVDDDQEIRELLQAYLSRSGFQVRTVADGAAFRQALCEQPADLVILDVMLPDEDGFSLCRWVREHERLASMPIIMLTASSDEADRVIGLELGADDYLGKPFSPRELLARIKALLRRVSFAQERGSDVLAFDDWRLDMVSHRLFHADGEEVFLSGADFALLKLFLDHPQQILDRDTIANATRGREVMPLERIVDMAVSRLRQRLRDTGKSPRLIRTVRGCGYLLAAQVTSQS
- a CDS encoding glucokinase translates to MKTALVGDIGGTNARFALWRDQRVEQVRVLPTADYACPELAIRAYLAAVGQPLETLEAVCLACAGPVGGDVFRFTNNHWQLSRAAFCADLGLAQLLLINDFTAMALGMTRLHEGERITVCPGEPEPGRPRLVIGPGTGLGVATLLPLQGGGWRALPGEGGHICLPVGSEREAAIWAHLHRQLGHVNAEAVLSGPGLLALYRASCGLDGRAVTVDSPAAVTAAALAGEPYAVEVLQQFCRWLGRVAGDNVLTLGARGGVYIVGGVVPRFAEFFLASDFQQSLRDKGRMSGYFDQLPVWLVTAPYPGLEGAGVALQPLLEGA